In a single window of the Granulicella sibirica genome:
- a CDS encoding ferritin-like domain-containing protein, with translation MEDIGIETTEAALNEMRERKRSRRAAIGAGVAAIAGFAFGAGRPAEAQTAVSDFDILNFALNLEYLEAQYYTLAYQGVTIDKVGIGITGPGGAPGGAIIVRSNPIVPFTTPLLKQFASEVAAEEAIHVTFLRTALGSAAVAQPEIDLMNSFSALASAAGLGSGFDPFASELNFLLGAFVFEDVGVSAYLGAVGLITAPPYLDAAVGLLGTEGYHSATIRSRVFALGAAAQQAATAISATRAKLDGTGNDDVGLGVTSSGASTIACADANGLAFARSTAQVLGIVYGGGTGKGAFFPGGLNGNIR, from the coding sequence ATGGAAGACATCGGGATCGAAACGACTGAAGCGGCTTTGAACGAGATGCGCGAGCGAAAGCGGAGCCGGCGTGCGGCGATCGGTGCTGGTGTCGCGGCGATTGCGGGGTTTGCGTTTGGGGCCGGGCGTCCGGCCGAGGCCCAGACCGCGGTGAGCGATTTCGACATTCTGAACTTTGCGCTCAATCTCGAGTACCTCGAGGCGCAGTACTACACGCTGGCGTACCAGGGTGTCACGATCGATAAGGTCGGGATCGGGATTACCGGGCCGGGTGGCGCGCCGGGTGGGGCGATCATCGTGAGGTCGAATCCGATAGTTCCTTTCACGACGCCGCTGTTGAAGCAGTTTGCTTCAGAGGTCGCGGCGGAAGAGGCGATTCACGTTACGTTTCTGCGTACTGCTCTTGGGTCGGCCGCTGTCGCGCAACCGGAGATCGACCTTATGAACAGCTTCAGTGCGCTCGCGTCGGCGGCGGGGTTGGGGTCTGGCTTCGATCCGTTCGCAAGCGAGTTGAACTTCCTGCTTGGCGCGTTCGTCTTCGAAGACGTTGGGGTTTCGGCTTACCTTGGGGCGGTGGGACTCATCACGGCGCCGCCTTATCTGGATGCGGCGGTCGGGCTGCTGGGAACGGAAGGGTATCATTCGGCGACGATCCGGAGCCGCGTCTTCGCGCTGGGCGCGGCGGCGCAGCAGGCGGCTACCGCCATCTCAGCGACACGGGCGAAGCTGGATGGGACGGGGAACGATGATGTGGGGCTGGGAGTGACGTCGAGCGGTGCTTCGACGATCGCGTGTGCGGATGCGAATGGGCTGGCGTTCGCTCGTTCGACGGCGCAGGTGCTTGGCATTGTGTATGGGGGCGGGACTGGTAAGGGCGCGTTTTTTCCCGGCGGGCTGAATGGGAACATCAGGTGA
- a CDS encoding alpha/beta hydrolase family protein produces the protein MVFDHLLYRHWTAFTGEKRSHVFVVSAALGTDVRDLTPKSAVGDAETPTFSLGGPLGYAWAPDSSEIAYVTNLDEVKAASTNNDVFTLRLDEKGAKAEKISTSPGSDDGPAYSPDGKWLAFRSQARAGFESDRFRLMVMDRKGGSTKELMPQFDRWVDEFVWAPDSRSVYFASAQSGTEQVYQYSVSDKTLTLRTKGVRGDESRDADLARDLSLSQGAEYGGLAMNSDGHSLIATMMSARAPSEVVVLKVDDREERDDTGNHLARKAFDGSGSSVREVLFEERRLTHLNDSVLGQLELPKMEEYQFTGAENAKVEGFVVRPPGFDPKKKYPVKFLIHGGPQGAWGDAWSYRWNPELMAASGYVVVMVNPRGSTGYGQKFIDEVSGDWGGRAYVDLMKGLDAAESKFPFIDKTRECALGASYGGYMANWVLTHTDRFKCIVTHDGMYNPASAYGDTEELWFNEWEFRRAGDLASGKQAQPWKYAAGPAAEDPFRKWSPMLHIQDAKTPTLVIHSQLDYRLDVSEGYQLFTALQRLGVPSKMLYFPDEGHWVQKPQNSQLWNATVSDWCDRWTRSGPYAGK, from the coding sequence ATGGTGTTCGACCATCTGCTCTACCGGCACTGGACAGCGTTCACGGGGGAGAAGCGGAGCCATGTCTTCGTGGTATCGGCCGCGCTCGGGACGGATGTGCGGGATCTGACGCCGAAGAGTGCGGTGGGCGATGCGGAGACGCCGACCTTCTCGCTTGGCGGGCCGCTTGGGTATGCATGGGCTCCCGACTCGAGCGAGATCGCCTATGTCACGAATCTCGACGAGGTGAAGGCAGCTTCGACGAACAACGACGTGTTCACGCTGCGTCTGGATGAAAAGGGTGCGAAGGCGGAGAAGATTTCGACCTCGCCGGGATCGGATGATGGGCCGGCTTATTCGCCCGATGGGAAGTGGCTGGCGTTCCGGTCGCAGGCTCGGGCCGGGTTTGAGTCCGACCGCTTTCGGTTGATGGTAATGGATCGGAAGGGTGGCTCGACGAAGGAGCTAATGCCTCAGTTCGATCGATGGGTCGATGAGTTTGTCTGGGCCCCGGATTCGCGGTCTGTCTACTTTGCCTCGGCACAGTCCGGAACCGAGCAGGTGTATCAGTATTCCGTATCAGACAAAACGCTGACCTTGCGGACAAAGGGCGTGCGAGGAGACGAATCGAGAGACGCCGATCTTGCCCGCGATCTAAGTCTCTCCCAGGGTGCGGAGTACGGAGGACTGGCGATGAATTCGGACGGCCACTCTCTGATTGCGACGATGATGTCCGCTCGAGCACCGAGTGAGGTTGTCGTGTTGAAGGTTGACGATCGTGAAGAACGGGATGACACCGGGAATCACCTCGCTCGCAAAGCATTCGACGGCAGCGGTTCCTCCGTCCGAGAGGTCCTCTTCGAGGAACGCCGCCTCACCCATCTCAACGACTCGGTCCTTGGGCAGCTTGAGTTACCAAAAATGGAGGAGTACCAGTTCACGGGGGCGGAGAACGCAAAGGTCGAAGGATTCGTCGTGCGGCCTCCGGGCTTCGACCCTAAGAAGAAGTATCCGGTGAAGTTCCTGATTCACGGTGGCCCGCAGGGAGCCTGGGGAGACGCATGGAGCTACCGCTGGAATCCGGAGTTGATGGCGGCCAGCGGGTACGTCGTCGTGATGGTCAATCCACGTGGGTCGACGGGGTACGGGCAGAAGTTTATCGATGAGGTAAGCGGGGACTGGGGCGGTCGGGCCTATGTCGACCTGATGAAGGGGCTCGACGCAGCGGAGTCGAAGTTTCCGTTCATCGACAAGACGCGGGAGTGCGCGCTTGGAGCGAGCTATGGCGGGTACATGGCGAATTGGGTGCTCACCCATACGGACCGGTTCAAGTGCATCGTGACCCATGACGGGATGTATAACCCCGCGTCGGCGTACGGGGATACCGAGGAGCTTTGGTTCAACGAGTGGGAGTTCCGGCGGGCGGGCGATCTTGCCTCGGGCAAGCAGGCGCAGCCCTGGAAGTACGCGGCGGGACCGGCAGCGGAGGATCCCTTCCGGAAGTGGTCGCCGATGCTGCACATCCAGGATGCGAAGACGCCCACGCTTGTCATTCACTCTCAGCTTGATTACAGGCTGGATGTGTCGGAGGGGTACCAGCTCTTTACGGCCCTGCAGCGGCTTGGCGTGCCTTCGAAGATGCTCTATTTCCCGGACGAAGGCCATTGGGTCCAGAAGCCGCAGAACTCTCAACTTTGGAACGCGACCGTAAGCGACTGGTGTGATCGGTGGACCAGGTCTGGCCCGTATGCGGGAAAATGA
- a CDS encoding gamma-glutamylcyclotransferase family protein has translation MKEGLFVYGTLHPDHAPEEIKSVVRSMVPVGKGTVVGNVHDLGEYPALVLTGKRNQRVHGSVFSLPDDPNALKALDQYEEFQPDDPEKSLFVRSKRTVTLADGTRKRCWVYIYNQELPQAS, from the coding sequence ATGAAGGAAGGCTTGTTCGTCTACGGCACCCTCCACCCCGACCATGCCCCTGAAGAGATCAAGAGCGTAGTCCGCAGCATGGTGCCGGTCGGCAAAGGCACCGTCGTCGGCAACGTCCACGACCTCGGCGAATATCCAGCGCTCGTACTTACTGGCAAGCGCAATCAGCGTGTCCACGGCTCTGTCTTCTCCCTGCCCGACGATCCCAACGCCCTCAAGGCCCTCGATCAATACGAGGAGTTTCAGCCTGACGACCCGGAAAAAAGCCTCTTCGTCCGGTCAAAGCGCACCGTCACACTGGCTGACGGCACCCGTAAACGTTGCTGGGTGTACATCTACAATCAGGAACTTCCCCAGGCGAGCTAG
- a CDS encoding sensor histidine kinase, whose protein sequence is MHGICVGAIVGLLITLWVLWSRTQDHEITRQRERLLREELQGYARLDESLGPGEDVKPLAKRVCRAVVETSSFRRVAMLIRDAEGKLAVSASAGLDDLTVLALKEWGARAIREDRGLGRSGPVGKAEAAMKSEMIFEIVLGREERNEEAEYAKSSRRAIVTMLRAQSGAVVGALVVCGDGMQPWPAEVQDSLPALSALALKLARTIENASLIERLMRAEKLAGLGQLASGVAHELNNPLTAVLGFAELISETASDQRVREDARTIMQEALRMRDTVQNLQHFWRPVAKVIEPVDVACLLGEIADACVDKLRNRGVSLILQTSEDLPEVRGDGGRLRQVVEHLLNNAAQAIAAGQDRRSAAGRSQVPGLPRGADEGDRNPVIRVTVTHDQKMMRLIVSDSGPGFREPARVFEPFYTTRQPGEGAGLGLSLCYGIVREHGGEISAYNLHPHGAAVVVELPLQRTVMEKSEMGVLVEG, encoded by the coding sequence ATGCATGGGATTTGCGTAGGAGCGATCGTCGGGCTCCTGATCACGCTATGGGTGCTTTGGAGCCGAACGCAGGACCACGAGATTACGCGGCAGCGCGAGAGGCTTCTGCGCGAAGAGCTGCAGGGGTATGCGCGGCTCGATGAGTCGCTTGGGCCGGGCGAGGACGTGAAGCCGCTGGCGAAGCGCGTTTGCCGGGCCGTCGTGGAGACGAGCTCATTCCGGCGAGTGGCGATGCTGATCCGGGACGCGGAAGGCAAGCTGGCGGTGTCGGCGAGCGCGGGGCTCGACGATCTGACGGTGCTGGCGCTCAAGGAGTGGGGTGCGCGAGCAATACGGGAGGATCGGGGACTCGGGAGGTCGGGACCGGTTGGGAAGGCCGAGGCCGCGATGAAATCGGAGATGATCTTCGAGATCGTGCTTGGGCGTGAGGAGCGGAACGAAGAGGCTGAGTACGCGAAGAGCTCGCGCCGGGCCATTGTGACAATGCTGCGGGCGCAGTCGGGCGCTGTGGTTGGGGCTCTGGTGGTGTGCGGGGATGGGATGCAGCCGTGGCCGGCCGAGGTGCAGGATTCGCTTCCGGCACTGTCCGCGCTGGCGCTGAAGCTGGCGAGGACGATTGAAAATGCTTCCCTGATCGAGCGGCTCATGCGGGCGGAGAAGCTGGCCGGGCTCGGACAGCTTGCGAGCGGGGTGGCGCACGAACTGAACAATCCTCTGACGGCGGTGCTTGGGTTCGCGGAGTTAATTTCGGAGACGGCAAGCGATCAGCGGGTGCGAGAGGATGCGCGGACGATCATGCAGGAGGCTCTGCGGATGCGGGATACGGTGCAGAACCTGCAGCACTTCTGGCGTCCGGTGGCGAAGGTGATTGAGCCGGTGGATGTTGCGTGCCTGCTGGGAGAGATTGCCGATGCGTGTGTGGACAAGCTGCGGAACCGGGGGGTGAGCCTGATTCTGCAGACAAGCGAAGATCTTCCCGAGGTGCGGGGAGATGGTGGGCGGCTGCGGCAGGTGGTCGAACACCTGCTGAACAACGCGGCGCAGGCGATCGCGGCGGGGCAGGACAGGCGGAGCGCTGCGGGACGTTCGCAGGTGCCGGGTCTGCCGCGCGGGGCGGATGAGGGCGACCGGAATCCGGTGATCCGGGTGACGGTGACGCATGACCAGAAGATGATGAGGCTGATCGTGAGCGATTCGGGGCCGGGGTTCCGGGAGCCGGCGCGGGTGTTTGAGCCGTTCTATACGACGCGGCAACCGGGGGAAGGTGCGGGGCTTGGATTGTCGCTTTGCTATGGGATCGTGCGGGAGCATGGCGGAGAGATTTCGGCGTATAATCTGCATCCGCATGGGGCGGCGGTGGTGGTGGAGTTGCCGCTGCAGCGGACGGTGATGGAGAAGAGCGAGATGGGAGTTCTGGTCGAGGGATAG
- a CDS encoding HNH endonuclease gives MQSVKARKQRGTGKCHQGHSGHGQSGSHSSGRLTTDLDVRVAVVRPQAMQTPVLVLNASYEPINICGAKRALVLVLKGVARTEEEQGAMLHAARVRVAMPSVIRLLEYRRIPHQTRALSRKNILLRDRNCCQYCSVVLTAGELTLDHVIPRSRGGLSTWENLVACCPSCNRRKGNQMLHELTDMKLLREPKPFSLHTSRHIMRMIGSADPSWRRYLYFESGEAA, from the coding sequence ATGCAGTCTGTGAAGGCGCGGAAACAGAGGGGAACGGGAAAGTGCCACCAGGGGCACAGCGGGCATGGGCAGTCGGGTTCGCACTCGTCGGGACGGCTGACGACGGATCTGGATGTGCGGGTGGCGGTAGTGCGGCCGCAGGCGATGCAGACGCCGGTGCTGGTGCTGAATGCGAGCTATGAGCCGATTAACATCTGCGGGGCGAAGAGGGCGTTAGTGCTTGTGCTGAAGGGGGTTGCGCGGACGGAGGAGGAGCAGGGCGCGATGCTGCACGCCGCGCGAGTGCGGGTGGCGATGCCTTCGGTGATCCGGCTGCTGGAGTATCGGCGGATTCCGCACCAGACGCGGGCGCTCTCGCGGAAGAATATTCTTCTGCGGGACCGCAACTGCTGCCAGTACTGCTCGGTGGTCTTGACGGCGGGGGAGTTGACGCTGGATCACGTGATTCCACGGTCGCGTGGCGGGCTCTCCACCTGGGAGAACCTGGTGGCGTGCTGTCCTTCGTGCAACCGGCGGAAAGGAAACCAGATGCTGCATGAGTTGACGGATATGAAGCTGCTGCGGGAGCCGAAGCCATTTTCGCTGCATACCTCGCGGCATATCATGAGGATGATCGGGTCGGCGGATCCAAGCTGGCGGCGGTATCTTTACTTCGAAAGTGGCGAGGCGGCTTAG
- a CDS encoding ferritin-like domain-containing protein yields MSRRDFLAGAGAGVVLTTGCNSSPVPTVTAPVTPTPATTTADQDLLNFALNLQYLEAEFYLRATTGQGLSSADIGASPGTVTGGTQVTFATPAVQEYALELANDELLHVRYLRKQLGSLAVDRPAIDLTGFSGFAATAGIATAFSPFTDENSFIVGAFLFEEVGVTAFHGAANLFTTRANATSLASMMAIEAYHSGLLRTLLAGLATPYPTYANQISTLRAKLGGGNETPVSALSIVAENNNCAVYERTTDQVLHILYATGAGVVARGGFFPDGVNGKITATAS; encoded by the coding sequence GTGTCACGACGTGACTTTCTTGCGGGGGCTGGGGCCGGTGTCGTTCTGACGACGGGATGCAACAGCAGTCCGGTTCCGACAGTTACGGCTCCAGTCACTCCGACTCCGGCTACTACGACGGCTGATCAGGATCTGCTCAACTTCGCGTTGAACCTGCAGTACCTGGAGGCGGAGTTCTACCTGCGAGCAACAACGGGGCAGGGGCTTTCGAGCGCGGATATCGGAGCGTCACCCGGGACGGTGACCGGGGGGACGCAGGTGACGTTCGCCACGCCCGCTGTGCAGGAGTATGCGCTGGAACTCGCGAATGACGAGTTGCTGCATGTGCGGTATCTGCGGAAGCAGCTTGGGTCGCTGGCGGTGGATCGTCCGGCCATCGATCTGACGGGCTTCAGCGGGTTTGCGGCTACTGCGGGGATTGCGACTGCGTTCAGCCCTTTCACGGATGAGAACAGCTTCATCGTCGGGGCGTTCCTCTTCGAGGAGGTCGGCGTGACGGCGTTTCATGGCGCGGCGAATCTGTTCACGACCAGAGCGAATGCGACGTCGCTGGCGAGCATGATGGCGATCGAGGCTTATCACTCCGGGTTATTGCGGACGTTGCTGGCGGGGTTGGCTACACCCTATCCCACATACGCGAACCAGATCTCGACGCTAAGGGCCAAGCTGGGCGGCGGCAATGAGACGCCGGTGAGTGCGCTCTCGATCGTGGCGGAGAACAACAACTGCGCCGTGTACGAACGCACGACCGACCAAGTGCTGCACATTCTGTATGCGACCGGTGCGGGCGTGGTTGCAAGGGGCGGCTTCTTCCCTGACGGAGTGAATGGAAAGATCACGGCGACGGCGAGCTAA
- a CDS encoding regulatory protein RecX: MAFARAKKREPVGEAGLFEYAVGTLARKMRTERDLRRLMKARAEDGDAGQRAMDAVVARLVELKYLSDTRFAADYTRMRKENQSFGRRRVQQDLAMKGVGKELVETALEAAYGDADEVALARQYCARKRMQKPKDQKETVRVMNRLIRAGYSSGAIFKLLRTWEIPDEMIPGEGGGDSDSYAEKDDLPDF; this comes from the coding sequence GTGGCATTTGCACGCGCTAAAAAGCGGGAACCGGTAGGCGAGGCGGGACTCTTTGAGTACGCCGTAGGAACGCTCGCGCGGAAGATGCGAACGGAGAGGGATCTGCGTCGCCTGATGAAGGCGCGCGCCGAGGACGGTGACGCAGGACAGAGGGCGATGGACGCCGTGGTGGCGCGTCTTGTCGAGCTCAAGTACCTCTCCGATACGCGGTTCGCGGCGGACTACACGCGCATGCGGAAGGAGAATCAGAGCTTCGGGCGGCGGCGCGTCCAGCAGGATCTGGCGATGAAGGGCGTGGGCAAAGAGCTTGTCGAGACGGCGCTGGAAGCCGCCTACGGCGACGCCGACGAAGTTGCTCTGGCGCGCCAGTATTGCGCCCGGAAGAGGATGCAGAAGCCAAAGGATCAGAAGGAGACGGTGCGGGTAATGAACCGGCTGATCCGCGCAGGGTACTCATCCGGAGCGATCTTCAAGCTTCTGCGGACCTGGGAGATTCCCGACGAGATGATTCCGGGAGAGGGTGGCGGCGATTCAGACTCGTACGCCGAAAAGGACGATCTGCCGGACTTTTAG
- a CDS encoding ComF family protein, whose protein sequence is MAWRAVSRVLRSPSKLVQDVVTTVFPGDCRVCGGPLLFLMGGPVCLECVGAVEEQRGLLCDWCGEALGMESERFAGQFRDVRCSGCRMAPPDFVRAVAHGVYEDELRRMVHLLKYDGVRSVAPVLGAMLARTVRRLELGPGVVVVAVPLFPAKERVRGYNQAVVLADAALRGLKGFVTGHSALRRVKNTESQFALTPRMRRMNLRGAFVVADAAKIAGREVLLVDDIYTTGATARECARVLMKAGAGRVWVATLARAQTEGVAAWDGLRVMPWAGAESLQE, encoded by the coding sequence ATGGCGTGGCGCGCGGTTTCGCGTGTGCTGCGAAGTCCATCGAAGCTTGTGCAGGATGTCGTGACGACTGTGTTTCCTGGGGACTGCCGCGTGTGCGGCGGTCCCTTGTTGTTTTTGATGGGTGGCCCGGTGTGCCTGGAGTGCGTCGGGGCGGTCGAGGAGCAGCGGGGGCTGCTGTGCGACTGGTGTGGCGAGGCTCTCGGGATGGAGAGCGAGCGATTTGCAGGGCAGTTTAGGGACGTGCGGTGTTCGGGATGCCGGATGGCTCCTCCGGACTTTGTCCGGGCGGTAGCGCATGGGGTCTACGAGGATGAATTGCGTCGGATGGTTCACCTTCTGAAGTACGACGGGGTGCGCTCCGTGGCTCCGGTGCTTGGGGCGATGCTGGCGCGGACGGTGCGGAGGCTGGAGCTTGGGCCGGGTGTCGTGGTGGTCGCGGTTCCGCTGTTCCCGGCGAAGGAACGGGTTCGGGGGTATAACCAGGCGGTTGTGCTGGCGGATGCGGCGTTGCGCGGGCTGAAGGGTTTTGTCACGGGTCACTCGGCGCTGCGACGGGTGAAGAACACCGAGAGCCAGTTTGCTTTGACTCCGCGGATGCGGCGCATGAATCTGCGCGGGGCGTTCGTCGTCGCGGACGCGGCGAAGATTGCCGGGCGCGAGGTGCTGCTGGTGGATGACATTTATACGACCGGGGCCACGGCTCGGGAATGTGCTCGGGTTCTGATGAAGGCAGGTGCTGGCAGGGTCTGGGTGGCTACGCTGGCCCGGGCGCAGACGGAGGGAGTGGCGGCTTGGGATGGCTTGCGCGTGATGCCCTGGGCTGGGGCTGAATCGCTCCAGGAATGA
- a CDS encoding biliverdin-producing heme oxygenase, protein MREATAADHEAVEGAVPLMDAGLDRARYVAVLQRMHGVVKVWEEFALRAAPPSLLPMVVERQRLGLLEGDLLGLGADVPSGDGPVLPGWGSPGELLGAMYVMEGSRLGGQMIARHVEGLLGFSSGEGGAYFRGFGDRTGVMWKELVRVLDGVPPPQDEVVIRAAREMFAVFGGWMRGV, encoded by the coding sequence TTGAGGGAGGCGACGGCGGCGGATCATGAGGCCGTTGAAGGGGCGGTTCCGCTGATGGATGCGGGACTGGACCGGGCTCGGTATGTCGCGGTGCTTCAGAGGATGCATGGGGTGGTGAAGGTATGGGAGGAGTTCGCCTTGAGGGCGGCTCCTCCTTCTTTATTGCCGATGGTGGTGGAGCGCCAGCGGCTTGGGTTGCTCGAAGGGGATTTGCTGGGGCTCGGCGCGGATGTGCCTTCGGGCGACGGGCCTGTGTTGCCGGGGTGGGGGTCTCCGGGTGAGTTGCTTGGGGCTATGTATGTGATGGAGGGGTCGCGGCTGGGCGGGCAGATGATTGCCCGGCATGTCGAGGGACTGCTGGGGTTTTCTTCGGGGGAAGGCGGTGCTTACTTTCGAGGGTTTGGGGACCGTACGGGTGTGATGTGGAAGGAACTGGTTCGGGTGCTGGACGGGGTTCCTCCACCGCAGGACGAGGTGGTGATTCGGGCGGCCCGGGAGATGTTTGCGGTGTTTGGCGGCTGGATGCGCGGGGTATAG
- a CDS encoding OPT family oligopeptide transporter, with protein sequence MAATKTFQPFVPATVSRPELSARALILGAFFGFLFGAVTVYVGLRAGLTVAASIPISVLSISILRAFGRASILENNIVQSTGNAGQSIASGVIFTLPALIFLGFDLESTRIFALALFGGWLGVLFMIPLRRQLIVEEHDTLIYPEGTACADVLMAGERGGSFASRVFFGLGLGALYTLFQNDNIFGLWPSTPNWQPSFGKQEILKGAAIRADVTPEYLGVGYIIGVRVAAVMLAGGVFSWLVLLPAIYFFGSHLGVPLYPGTTLIHDMSPSDMWKIYVRPMGAGAVATAGCITLARTAPTIFSALTEGLKTIGKNKAPAAAPTRTTHDLPSIVVLGGSVLLIALMFVFLQFHPVPGAQVGPLANLAASFLVVLFGFLFVTVSARIVGIVGSSASPVSGMTIATLMATSAIFLVKGWVAPSFGALAITIGGIVCIAASNAGDTAQDLKTGYLIGATPWKQQLAIMLGVIISVFSIGATLNAMNNGLEEFQRLSRPIPFTLPADTADGIGGVTDGVQNKGPFTRDHVLLTTRKSTRTTSPEAAGASIATSLGPNVVVNAQGKEELTNARQYVLLNAIGSTTLDDGKYLYNPATHRIEVQWIQGIGSEKAAAPQGKLMATVINGILTQKLPWGLVLLGVALVIMVEMLGVRSLTLAVGAYLSIATTLAIFVGGVMRWMVDRAMLQHAAKQRIATHAAYLERWTATQRDWQAREFIRGNTTPTPADFLPAFLIDHPELIPFEGFDPTNPDHLDPATGLPVPTDVTPALDLESEISPGSLYASGLIAAGGIVGLLGVAIKLYEAATDRSIPRFAETNPLHHDWVSVLMFALLAFSLYYFARKPLDTE encoded by the coding sequence ATGGCCGCAACCAAGACCTTTCAACCCTTCGTTCCCGCCACCGTCTCCCGCCCCGAGCTCTCTGCCCGCGCACTCATCCTCGGCGCCTTCTTCGGCTTCCTCTTCGGAGCCGTAACCGTCTATGTCGGCCTCCGCGCCGGACTCACCGTCGCCGCCTCCATCCCCATCTCTGTCCTGTCCATCTCGATTCTTCGGGCCTTCGGCCGCGCCAGCATCCTCGAAAACAACATCGTCCAGTCCACCGGAAACGCCGGCCAGTCCATCGCCTCGGGAGTCATCTTCACCCTCCCCGCCCTCATCTTCCTCGGCTTCGATCTCGAATCGACCCGCATCTTCGCCCTCGCCCTCTTCGGCGGATGGCTCGGCGTCCTCTTCATGATTCCCCTCCGCCGCCAGCTCATCGTCGAAGAGCATGACACCCTCATCTACCCCGAAGGCACCGCCTGCGCTGACGTCCTCATGGCCGGCGAACGTGGCGGCTCCTTCGCCTCCCGGGTCTTCTTCGGGCTAGGCCTGGGCGCTCTTTATACCCTCTTCCAGAACGACAACATCTTCGGCCTCTGGCCCTCCACGCCCAACTGGCAGCCATCCTTCGGCAAGCAGGAGATCCTCAAAGGCGCCGCCATCCGTGCCGACGTCACCCCCGAGTACCTCGGTGTCGGCTATATCATCGGCGTCCGCGTCGCCGCCGTCATGCTCGCCGGAGGCGTCTTCTCCTGGCTCGTCCTCCTCCCCGCCATCTACTTCTTCGGCTCGCACCTCGGCGTGCCACTGTATCCCGGCACGACCCTCATCCACGACATGAGCCCATCCGACATGTGGAAGATCTACGTCCGCCCCATGGGAGCCGGAGCCGTCGCCACGGCCGGATGCATCACCCTCGCCCGCACCGCCCCCACCATCTTCAGCGCCCTCACCGAAGGCCTCAAGACCATCGGCAAGAACAAGGCCCCCGCCGCCGCGCCGACCCGCACCACGCACGATCTTCCGTCCATCGTGGTGCTCGGAGGCTCCGTCCTCCTCATCGCGTTGATGTTCGTCTTCCTCCAGTTCCATCCTGTCCCCGGAGCCCAGGTCGGGCCGCTCGCCAACCTCGCCGCCAGCTTCCTCGTCGTCCTCTTCGGCTTCCTCTTCGTCACCGTCTCCGCCCGCATTGTCGGCATCGTAGGCTCCTCCGCTTCCCCCGTCTCCGGCATGACCATCGCCACCCTCATGGCCACCTCGGCCATTTTCCTCGTCAAAGGCTGGGTCGCCCCCTCCTTCGGAGCCCTTGCGATCACCATCGGCGGCATCGTCTGCATCGCCGCTTCGAACGCCGGAGACACCGCCCAGGACCTCAAGACCGGCTACCTCATCGGAGCCACTCCCTGGAAGCAGCAGCTGGCCATCATGCTCGGCGTTATCATCAGCGTCTTCTCGATCGGCGCGACGCTTAACGCCATGAACAACGGGCTCGAGGAGTTCCAACGGCTCTCGCGCCCCATCCCCTTCACGCTGCCCGCCGACACCGCCGATGGGATTGGCGGCGTCACTGATGGCGTCCAGAATAAAGGCCCCTTCACCCGCGACCACGTCCTCCTCACCACGCGCAAATCCACCCGCACCACCTCACCCGAAGCAGCCGGAGCCTCCATTGCAACCAGCCTAGGCCCGAACGTCGTCGTCAACGCCCAGGGCAAGGAAGAGCTCACCAACGCCCGCCAGTACGTCCTGTTGAACGCCATCGGCTCAACCACACTCGACGACGGGAAATACCTCTACAACCCCGCCACCCACCGGATCGAAGTCCAGTGGATCCAGGGCATCGGCAGCGAAAAAGCCGCCGCCCCCCAAGGCAAGCTCATGGCGACGGTCATCAATGGCATCCTCACCCAGAAACTTCCCTGGGGCCTCGTCCTGCTTGGCGTCGCGTTGGTCATCATGGTCGAAATGCTCGGCGTCCGCTCCCTTACGTTAGCCGTCGGCGCCTATCTCTCCATCGCGACGACGCTGGCCATCTTCGTAGGCGGAGTCATGCGCTGGATGGTCGACCGCGCCATGCTCCAGCATGCAGCGAAGCAGCGCATCGCCACCCACGCCGCCTACCTCGAACGCTGGACCGCCACCCAAAGGGACTGGCAGGCCCGCGAGTTCATCCGCGGCAACACCACCCCCACCCCCGCCGACTTCCTCCCCGCCTTTCTCATAGATCACCCCGAACTCATCCCCTTCGAAGGCTTCGACCCCACCAACCCCGACCACCTCGACCCCGCGACCGGCCTCCCCGTCCCGACCGACGTCACCCCCGCCCTCGACCTGGAATCCGAGATCTCCCCCGGCAGCCTCTACGCCTCGGGCCTCATCGCCGCCGGAGGCATCGTGGGCCTCCTGGGCGTAGCCATCAAGCTCTACGAAGCCGCCACCGACCGCTCGATCCCCCGCTTCGCCGAGACCAACCCCCTCCACCACGACTGGGTCAGCGTCCTCATGTTCGCCCTGTTAGCCTTTAGCCTCTACTACTTCGCCCGCAAACCCCTCGACACTGAGTAA